One Phocaeicola dorei genomic region harbors:
- a CDS encoding DUF3575 domain-containing protein, with translation MKTRYILSCLLLGGALSVSAQKMAVKSNLLSAANGALNAGVEYAFGSKSTFDLSGSIRPWKRSEGYVNKYWLIQPEYRYWTCQKFNGSFWGAYLNGAQFNVGGKKMPFGLFPWLKEHRYAGWLAGGGISYGYHIMLNRHWNIEVSVGVGYEYIDYKKYKCPDVCAELLEKGHYHYFGPSKASLSIVYIFN, from the coding sequence ATGAAAACCCGGTATATCCTTTCTTGTCTTCTGCTCGGCGGCGCCCTTTCCGTTTCCGCACAGAAAATGGCTGTCAAAAGCAACCTGCTTTCCGCCGCCAACGGTGCGCTGAATGCCGGTGTGGAATATGCCTTCGGCTCCAAATCCACATTCGATTTGTCCGGCAGCATACGTCCGTGGAAACGCTCGGAAGGATATGTCAACAAATATTGGCTCATACAACCTGAATACCGCTACTGGACTTGCCAGAAATTCAACGGCAGTTTTTGGGGAGCCTATCTCAACGGAGCGCAGTTCAACGTAGGAGGGAAAAAGATGCCTTTCGGACTCTTCCCCTGGCTGAAAGAGCACCGATATGCAGGCTGGCTGGCCGGTGGAGGCATAAGTTATGGATACCACATCATGCTCAACCGCCACTGGAATATAGAAGTTTCCGTCGGTGTAGGGTATGAATATATCGATTATAAGAAATATAAATGCCCTGACGTGTGTGCCGAATTACTGGAAAAAGGCCATTATCACTATTTCGGCCCCTCCAAAGCATCCCTGAGTATAGTTTACATATTTAACTAA